The window GTCAACAGCTGCTGGGTCACGTAAACTCAGGACCCACATTCGATCGACGCCCTGGCCGATGCCGGGGCGTTTCGAATTGAGGGCGTCGATGTCGGCGCTCCACGACGACCAAGGAGACCGACCGTGTCCAGCGACGCCCCGGTGACGTTCCTCACCCAGGATGCCTACGACCGCCTCGCCAACGAGCTCGAATACCTGTCGACGACCGGCCGCGAGGAGATCGCGAAGCGCATCGAGTCGGCTCGCGAAGAGGGCGACCTCAAGGAGAACGGCGGTTACCACGCCGCGAAGGACGAGCAGGGCAAGCAGGAAGCACGCATCCGCACTCTGAAGGCGCTGCTGAAGGACGCCACCGTCGGCGAAGCTCCCCAGAGCCACGGCGTGGTCGAGTCGGGAACGATCGTCACCGCCATCGTCGCGGGAGGCGAAGAGCGATTCCTCCTGGGCAACCGCGAGATCGCCGTCGATTCCGAACTCGACGTGTACAGCGAGGCCTCTCCGCTCGGAGCGGCGATCCTCGGCCAGAGCGAGGGCGCCAAGGTGTCGTACACCGCGCCCAACGGCCGGGAGATCCCGGTCGAGGTCGTCAAGGTCGAGACCTACTCCGGCGAGTAGCCTTCGGGGTCAGTCGCGCGAGACCGTGGCGGTGAATCCCGCCTCTTCGAGCGTGCTGATCACGAGACCGCGGTGGTCTTCGCCCCGGGTCTCGACGCTCAGCTGCAGCACCACCTCGCTGATCTGCATGCCCTGACCGTGACGGGTGTGCATCACCTCGACCACGTTCGCTCCGACCTGGGCGAGCAGCTCCGACACCC is drawn from Microbacterium hatanonis and contains these coding sequences:
- the greA gene encoding transcription elongation factor GreA, with the protein product MSSDAPVTFLTQDAYDRLANELEYLSTTGREEIAKRIESAREEGDLKENGGYHAAKDEQGKQEARIRTLKALLKDATVGEAPQSHGVVESGTIVTAIVAGGEERFLLGNREIAVDSELDVYSEASPLGAAILGQSEGAKVSYTAPNGREIPVEVVKVETYSGE